The sequence AAGATCCGGAGCCCCATAGCCCGCATTGAGCCCTCAATAGCTCTCGAGCCTCCCATAGCAACAATTGAAGCCCCCATATGCACTGCAATTTGACCCCTAGATCTGAGCCCCCATAGCAAATGATAattgagccccatagatctgaccccAATAGGCAAGTGCAACTTGAGCCCCAAATAGCAACTGTATTGAGCCCTATAGATCTGGAGCCCCCATAAGCACTTGCATTGAGCCCCAGCAGAATTCTGAGCCCATAGCAAGATCTGCATTGACCCCATTACCCGCAATTGAGCCCATAGCCCCACATTGAGCCCATAGAGCCACACATTGAGCACCATTCAGCTCTTGATTTGaagccccacatcaccccctGCCCCCTCAACGGTCCCCTCCACCCCTCCATAGAACAAGTGCCATAGCCCTACACCTCAAGCACTTCCATGCCATCCCTGCACACTCCACACGCGCCGCTCCCCATGAATCTTACCCTCCATCTCCCACGCATATCCCCACATAAAACCCACAACCCTCCTCATCCCATCCGGCCCCACACGATGGGcgctgagcagcacagccccataacaACATCGATCCTCGGGGAACCTGGCTCCCCCCCCCATCCTTTCCATATGGGTCGGAACCAGCCCTGCCCTATaggcacacagccccacataAACATCCTCCGGGCTCACTCTTGGGATCTGTGGGGCAGCATCTAACACCAACCTCACAGCCCCCATTGATAACACATAGGCGCTACCACTACAATAGGGTGGATACAATGGGGCCGGGTACAGCCCTATAGGGACGTAGTGACGGCTCCGTGGGTCCCGGTTGGGTTTGACCCCCCTATGGACCCTCCCCATATAATATAACGGTTGTGGGGCCGTACTGAGGTGGGTCAATAGGGCCGGGGTGTGGATGAAGGTGTCGTCGTCGGCCTTAAGGATGAATTGGGCCGTGGGGCAGAACCGAACCGCCCACCCCAAAAGGAAAAGGGTCTTTTGGGTCAGGTTCGAGTACGTGTCCCAAAAGGAACCTTGGAGAACGTCGCCGTATTCACGCCATTCGGAACGGagcgctgccccatagcgatGGGCgtgggtggatatggggtcatggtctgctgccccatagcgctggGTCTGGTCCTGatctgctgccccatagcggcgGGCgtgggtggatatggggtcctggggtcctgccccatagcgatgGGTgtgggctgctatggggtcctggggtcctgccccatagcgatgGGCCTGGTCCTGATCCACGGCCCCATAGCGACGGGCatgggatgatatggggtcctgtggtcctgccccatagcggcgGGCgtgggtggatatggggtcatggggtcctgccccatagcgatgGGCCTGGTCCTGatctgctgccccatagcgacgggcatgggtggatatggggtcatggtctgctgccccatagcggcgGGCGTGGGATgatatggggtcatggggtcctgccccatagcgatgGGTCTGGTCCTGtggtcctgccccatagctatcagatatggggtcatggggtcctgccccatagcgctggGCCTGGTCCTGATCCACGGCCCTATAGCGGCGGGcatgggatgttatggggtcctgtggtcctgccccatagcgatCAGATATGGGGGTgtgggtggatatggggtcctgtggtcctgccccatagcgctggGCCTGGTCCTGatgtgctgccccatagcgctggGCGTGGGATGATATGGGGTCCTGtggtcctgccccatagcgatgggtatgggctgctatggggtcttggggtcctgccccatagcgatcagatatggggtcctgtggtcctgccccatagcgatgGGTgtgggtggatatggggttctgtggtcctgccccatagggcTGGGTCTGGTCCTGtggtcctgccccatagcgacgGGTGTGGGACGCTATGGGGTCATGGTCTGCTGCCCTATAGTCAGATATGGGGTCCTGtggtcctgccccatagcgatcagatatggggtcctggggtcctgccccatagcgatgGGTgtgggtggatatggggtcatggggtcctgccccatagcgatgGGCCTGGTCCTGATCCACGGCCCCATAGCGATCAGATACGGGGTCCTGtggtcctgccccatagcgctggGCCTGGTCCTTAATGGGGTCCTGtggtcctgccccatagcgctggGTCTGGTCCTGaggtcctgccccatagcgacgGGCgtgggtggatatggggtcatgGTCTGCTGCCCTATAGTCAGATATGGGGTCCTggggtcctgccccatagcgatgGGTCTGGTCCTGATccgctgccccatagcgctggGCCTGGTCCTTAATGGGGTTCTgtggctctgccccatagcgctggGCCTGGTCCTTAATGGGGTCCTggggtcctgccccatagcgctggGCCTGGTCCTTAATGGGGTTCTGATacgctgccccatagcgctggGCCTGGTCCTGTATGGGGTCCTGtggtcctgccccatagcgcagGTCCTGGTCCTCCTGGGGGGCAGATGGATTTGTGGGGTCAGCAcgtccccatagagccccccatatcccctcacccccacccccaccccaatgAAGACCCCATANNNNNNNNNNNNNNNNNNNNNNNNNNNNNNNNNNNNNNNNNNNNNNNNNNNNNNNNNNNNNNNNNNNNNNNNNNNNNNNNNNNNNNNNNNNNNNNNNNNNNNNNNNNNNNNNNNNNNNNNNNNNNNNNNNNNNNNNNNNNNNNNNNNNNNNNNNNNNNNNNNNNNNNNNNNNNNNNNNNNNNNNNNNNNNNNNNNNNNNNNNNNNNNNNNNNNNNNNNNNNNNNNNNNNNNNNNNNNNNNNNNNNNNNNNNNNNNNNNNNNNNNNNNNNNNNNNNNNNNNNNNNNNNNNNNNNNNNNNNNNNNNNNNNNNNNNNNNNNNNNNNNNNNNNNNNNNNNNNNNNNNNNNNNNNNNNNNNNNNNNNNNNNNNNNNNNNNNNNNNNNNNNNNNNNNNNNNNNNNNNNNNNNNNNNNNNNNNNNNNNNNNNNNNNNNNNNNNNNNNNNNNNNNNNNNNNNNNNNNNNNNNNNNNNNNNNNNNNNNNNNNNNNNNNNNNNNNNNNNNNNNNNNNNNNNNNNNNNNNNNNNNNNNNNNNNNNNNNNNNNNNNNNNNNNNNNNNNNNNNNNNNNNNNNNNNNNNNNNNNNNNNNNNNNNNNNNNNNNNNNNNNNNNNNNNNNNNNNNNNNNNNNNNNNNNNNNNNNNNNNNNNNNNNNNNNNNNNNNNNNNNNNNNNNNNNNNNNNNNNNNNNNNNNNNNNNNNNNNNNNNNNNNNNNNNNNNNNNNNNNNNNNNNNNNNNNNNNNNNNNNNNNNNNNNNNNNNNNNNNNNNNNNNNNNNNNNNNNNNNNNNNNNNNNNNNNNNNNNNNNNNNNNNNNNNNNNNNNNNNNNNNNNNNNNNNNNNNNNNNNNNNNNNNNNNNNNNNNNNNNNNNNNNNNNNNNNNNNNNNNNNNNNNNNNNNNNNNNNNNNNNNNNNNNNNNNNNNNNNNNNNNNNNNNNNNNNNNNNNNNNNNNNNNNNNNNNNNNNNNNNNNNNNNNNNNNNNNNNNNNNNNNNNNNNNNNNNNNNNNNNNNNNNNNNNNNNNNNNNNNNNNNNNNNNNNNNNNNNNNNNNNNNNNNNNNNNNNNNNNNNNNNNNNNNNNNNNNNNNNNNNNNNNNNNNNNNNNNNNNNNNNNNNNNNNNNNNNNNNNNNNNNNNNNNNNNNNNNNNNNNNNNNNNNNNNNNNNNNNNNNNNNNNNNNNNNNNNNNNNNNNNNNNNNNNNNNNNNNNNNNNNNNNNNNNNNNNNNNNNNNNNNNNNNNNNNNNNNNNNNNNNNNNNNNNNNNNNNNNNNNNNNNNNNNNNNNNNNNNNNNNNNNNNNNNNNNNNNNNNNNNNNNNNNNNNNNNNNNNNNNNNNNNNNNNNNNNNNNNNNNNNNNNNNNNNNNNNNNNNNNNNNNNNNNNNNNNNNNNNNNNNNNNNNNNNNNNNNNNNNNNNNNNNNNNNNNNNNNNNNNNNNNNNNNNNNNNNNNNNNNNNNNNNNNNNNNNNNNNNNNNNNNNNNNNNNNNNNNNNNNNNNNNNNNNNNNNNNNNNNNNNNNNNNNNNNNNNNNNNNNNNNNNNNNNNNNNNNNNNNNNNNNNNNNNNNNNNNNNNNNNNNNNNNNNNNNNNNNNNNNNNNNNNNNNNNNNNNNNNNNNNNNNNNNNNNNNNNNNNNNNNNNNNNNNNNNNNNNNNNNNNNNNNNNNNNNNNNNNNNNNNNNNNNNNNNNNNNNNNNNNNNNNNNNNNNNNNNNNNNNNNNNNNNNNNNNNNNNNNNNNNNNNNNNNNNNNNNNNNNNNNNNNNNNNNNNNNNNNNNNNNNNNNNNNNNNNNNNNNNNNNNNNNNNNNNNNNNNNNNNNNNNNNNNNNNNNNNNNNNNNNNNNNNNNNNNNNNNNNNNNNNNNNNNNNNNNNNNNNNNNNNNNNNNNNNNNNNNNNNNNNNNNNNNNNNNNNNNNNNNNNNNNNNNNNNNNNNNNNNNNNNNNNNNNNNNNNNNNNNNNNNNNNNNNNNNNNNNNNNNNNNNNNNNNNNNNNNNNNNNNNNNNNNNNNNNNNNNNNNNNNNNNNNNNNNNNNNNNNNNNNNNNNNNNNNNNNNNNNNNNNNNNNNNNNNNNNNNNNNNNNNNNNNNNNNNNNNNNNNNNNNNNNNNNNNNNNNNNNNNNNNNNNNNNNNNNNNNNNNNNNNNNNNNNNNNNNNNNNNNNNNNNNNNNNNNNNNNNNNNNNNNNNNNNNNNNNNNNNNNNNNNNNNNNNNNNNNNNNNNNNNNNNNNNNNNNNNNNNNNNNNNNNNNNNNNNNNNNNNNNNNNNNNNNNNNNNNNNNNNNNNNNNNNNNNNNNNNNNNNNNNNNNNNNNNNNNNNNNNNNNNNNNNNNNNNNNNNNNNNNNNNNNNNNNNNNNNNNNNNNNNNNNNNNNNNNNNNNNNNNNNNNNNNNNNNNNNNNNNNNNNNNNNNNNNNNNNNNNNNNNNNNNNNNNNNNNNNNNNNNNNNNNNNNNNNNNNNNNNNNNNNNNNNNNNNNNNNNNNNNNNNNNNNNNNNNNNNNNNNNNNNNNNNNNNNNNNNNNNNNNNNNNNNNNNNNNNNNNNNNNNNNNNNNNNNNNNNNNNNNNNNNNNNNNNNNNNNNNNNNNNNNNNNNNNNNNNNNNNNNNNNNNNNNNNNNNNNNNNNNNNNNNNNNNNNNNNNNNNNNNNNNNNNNNNNNNNNNNNNNNNNNNNNNNNNNNNNNNNNNNNNNNNNNNNNNNNNNNNNNNNNNNNNNNNNNNNNNNNNNNNNNNNNNNNNNNNNNNNNNNNNNNNNNNNNNNNNNNNNNNNNNNNNNNNNNNNNNNNNNNNNNNNNNNNNNNNNNNNNNNNNNNNNNNNNNNNNNNNNNNNNNNNNNNNNNNNNNNNNNNNNNNNNNNNNNNNNNNNNNNNNNNNNNNNNNNNNNNNNNNNNNNNNNNNNNNNNNNNNNNNNNNNNNNNNNNNNNNNNNNNNNNNNNNNNNNNNNNNNNNNNNNNNNNNNNNNNNNNNNNNNNNNNNNNNNNNNNNNNNNNNNNNNNNNNNNNNNNNNNNNNNNNNNNNNNNNNNNNNNNNNNNNNNNNNNNNNNNNNNNNNNNNNNNNNNNNNNNNNNNNNNNNNNNNNNNNNNNNNNNNNNNNNNNNNNNNNNNNNNNNNNNNNNNNNNNNNNNNNNNNNNNNNNNNNNNNNNNNNNNNNNNNNNNNNNNNNNNNNNNNNNNNNNNNNNNNNNNNNNNNNNNNNNNNNNNNNNNNNNNNNNNNNNNNNNNNNNNNNNNNNNNNNNNNNNNNNNNNNNNNNNNNNNNNNNNNNNNNNNNNNNNNNNNNNNNNNNNNNNNNNNNNNNNNNNNNNNNNNNNNNNNNNNNNNNNNNNNNNNNNNNNNNNNNNNNNNNNNNNNNNNNNNNNNNNNNNNNNNNNNNNNNNNNNNNNNNNNNNNNNNNNNNNNNNNNNNNNNNNNNNNNNNNNNNNNNNNNNNNNNNNNNNNNNNNNNNNNNNNNNNNNNNNNNNNNNNNNNNNNNNNNNNNNNNNNNNNNNNNNNNNNNNNNNNNNNNNNNNNNNNNNNNNNNNNNNNNNNNNNNNNNNNNNNNNNNNNNNNNNNNNNNNNNNNNNNNNNNNNNNNNNNNNNNNNNNNNNNNNNNNNNNNNNNNNNNNNNNNNNNNNNNNNNNNNNNNNNNNNNNNNNNNNNNNNNNNNNNNNNNNNNNNNNNNNNNNNNNNNNNNNNNNNNNNNNNNNNNNNNNNNNNNNNNNNNNNNNNNNNNNNNNNNNNNNNNNNNNNNNNNNNNNNNNNNNNNNNNNNNNNNNNNNNNNNNNNNNNNNNNNNNNNNNNNNNNNNNNNNNNNNNNNNNNNNNNNNNNNNNNNNNNNNNNNNNNNNNNNNNNNNNNNNNNNNNNNNNNNNNNNNNNNNNNNNNNNNNNNNNNNNNNNNNNNNNNNNNNNNNNNNNNNNNNNNNNNNNNNNNNNNNNNNNNNNNNNNNNNNNNNNNNNNNNNNNNNNNNNNNNNNNNNNNNNNNNNNNNNNNNNNNNNNNNNNNNNNNNNNNNNNNNNNNNNNNNNNNNNNNNNNNNNNNNNNNNNNNNNNNNNNNNNNNNNNNNNNNNNNNNNNNNNNNNNNNNNNNNNNNNNNNNNNNNNNNNNNNNNNNNNNNNNNNNNNNNNNNNNNNNNNNNNNNNNNNNNNNNNNNNNNNNNNNNNNNNNNNNNNNNNNNNNNNNNNNNNNNNNNNNNNNNNNNNNNNNNNNNNNNNNNNNNNNNNNNNNNNNNNNNNNNNNNNNNNNNNNNNNNNNNNNNNNNNNNNNNNNNNNNNNNNNNNNNNNNNNNNNNNNNNNNNNNNNNNNNNNNNNNNNNNNNNNNNNNNNNNNNNNNNNNNNNNNNNNNNNNNNNNNNNNNNNNNNNNNNNNNNNNNNNNNNNNNNNNNNNNNNNNNNNNNNNNNNNNNNNNNNNNNNNNNNNNNNNNNNNNNNNNNNNNNNNNNNNNNNNNNNNNNNNNNNNNNNNNNNNNNNNNNNNNNNNNNNNNNNNNNNNNNNNNNNNNNNNNNNNNNNNNNNNNNNNNNNNNNNNNNNNNNNNNNNNNNNNNNNNNNNNNNNNNNNNNNNNNNNNNNNNNNNNNNNNNNNNNNNNNNNNNNNNNNNNNNNNNNNNNNNNNNNNNNNNNNNNNNNNNNNNNNNNNCCCGCGAAtgctccccatagagccccaattATACCCActaggacccccatatccccataggaccccaatatAACGCCCCCTTACCCCTATGGTACCCCAAATCCGAACACCAGTCTGCTATGAGGGGTCTCTGTCCCCCCAATCCCCATAGGAACCCCCATATTATCCCCACTATTCCCCATACCCCAGAGGACCCCCATATATGCCCGCCCATAatcccccccattacccccataggacccctcTATATCCCCCCTTACCTCACTGGGCGACCCTCATTTCCCCCCATATACCCAATAGCGACCCCACAAGACCCCCAATAGCCGCCTActatcccccctatatccccccatatccccatatcccccctatatccccctcatatccccccatatgCCCTtatatctccccccatatcccccccatttaccccaagggggacccatagaggacccccATATGCCCTATATCTCCCCCACCttaccccataggaccccataaccccataggacccccatacccccataggaccctcaTATCCCCTCCATacacccatatccccctatacccccccatCCGCCAATATAACCCCCCCTTTTtccccaatggggaccccataggacccccatatcccccccaagTATCCCCCgcattgggacccataggacccccatatccccccttacCCCCATGGGCACCCCAAATCCGAACACGGTCCTGCTATGGGGGGGTCTCTGTGCCCCCCATGTGCTGCGCACGGCTCGTcgctgctctgcattgctggggctgctgggaacCAGCACCAGCaactggggggggggcaacgagcagggggggggggacagCAGCACACGCACGCCCTGCAGCTCCAATGCAGCCCCTGCATCATCCATTGCAACCCCTGCATCCATTGCACCCCCTGCATCCCTTGCAGCCCCTGGAGGTCCTGCATCCATTGCAGCCCCCGCAGCCTTTGCATCTATTGCAAGGCCTGCATCCATTGCAACGCCTGCATCCATTGCAACGCCTGCAGCCTTTGCATCCATTGCAACACCTGCATCCAttgcagcccctgcagctcctgcatgTATTGCAGCTCCTGCATCCCTTGCAGCCTTTGCATCTATTGCAACGCCTGCATCCATTGCAGCTCCTGCATCTATTGCATCCCCTGCATCCTttgcagcccctgcagctcctgcatgcATTGCATCCTTTGCATCCATTGCAATGcctgcacctcctgcagcctttgCATCCATTGCAGCTCCTGCATCTATTGCAGCTCCTGCATCCCttgcagcccctgcagctcctgcatccATTGCAACTCCTGCATCCATTGCAATGCCTGCATCCATTGCAGCTCCTGGGGCTCCTGCATGTATTGCAGCCCCTGGAGGTCCTGCATCCCTTGCATCCCCTGCACCTCCTGCATCCATTGCAGCCCCTGGAGGTCCTGCATGTATTGCAGCCCTTGCACCTATTGCATCAcctgcacctcctgcagctcctgcatccTTTGCAGCCCCTACAGCTCCTGCATGTATTGCAGCCCCTGCATCCATTGCAGCCCCTGCATCCCCTGCACCCCCTGCATCTCTTGCATTCATTGCAACCCCTGCAGCCTTTGCATGCGTTGCAGCCCCCGCAACTCCTACAGCTCCTGCATGCACTGCAGCTCCTACAAcctctgctgcagcctttgcATGCATTGCAGCCCCCGCACCCCCTGCATGCATTGCAGCTCCTGCATTCATTACAACCCTTGCAGCCCCCGCATGCATTGCAGCCCCTGCATCCATTGCAGCCCCTACAACCCCTGCGGCCTTTGCATTCATTGCAGCCCCTACAGCTCCTGCATTCATTGCAGCCCCTACAACCTCTGCAGCCTTTGCATTCATTGCAGCCCCTACAACCCCTGCATGCCCTGCACCCATTGCATGCATTGCAGCCCCTGCATCCATTGCAGCTCTTGCATTCATTGCACCCCCTGCACCCCCTGCATGCACTGCAGCCTTTGCATTCATCGCAACCCCTGCAGCCTTTGCATGCATTGtagctcctgcagctccaggatgCATTGCAAcacctgcagcccctgcagcccctgcatcCATTGCAGCTCTTGCATGCATTGCAACCCCTGCATGCATTGCAACCCCTGCATCCCCTGCATGCACTGCAGCCTTTGCATTCATTGCAGCCCCTGCAACTCCTGCATGCATTGCAGCCCCTACAGCTCTTGCATTCATTGCAACCCCTGCATGCATTGCAGCCTTTGCATTCATTGCAACCCCTGCATGCATTGCATCTCTTGCATGCATTGCAACCCCTGCAGCCTTTGCATGCATTGCATCTCTTGCATGCATTGCAACCCCTGCANCCATAtaacccataggacccccctataccccataggacccccatctcccccctataccccataggacccccatctccccccatataccccataggacccccatatatcctataggacccccatctcccccctATCCCCCCTTGTTGCCCCCCAGGTGGCTGGTGTTGGATGCGCAGTCGCAGCAGCcgctggggggggggtcggaTGGGAACGAGCAGCTGTCGGTGGTTCGGTACAGCCCCGGTGAGACACACGCGTGTGCAAGGggggggtgagtgtgcaagggacTGAGTGTGCAAGGGactgagtgtgcaaggggggcATTAGTGTGCAAGGGCTCATGTGCAAAGAGGCATGAGTGTGCAAGGGACTGAGTGAGCAAGGGGGGTCATGAGTGTGCAAGGGAttgagtgtgcaaggggggtgagtgtgcaaggggggtCATGAGTGTGCAAGGGATTGAGTTTGCTAGGGGGGATGTGGATGTGCACTGGTATGTGTGCAAAGGGGTGGCATGAGTGTGCAAGGGATTGAGTGTGCAAGGGGAGTcatgagtgtgcaaggggtcATGAGTGTGTAAGGGAttgagtgtgcaagggggggTCATGAGTGTGCAAGGGATTGAGTGTGAAAGGGGGATGTGGATGTGCACTGGTATGTGTGCAAAGGGGGGGGATGAGTGTGCAAGGGCAAGTGTGCAACGGGGGGTGAGTGTGCAACGGGGTAATGAGTGTGCAAGGGATTGAGTGTGCAAGGGAGGCATTAGTGTGCAAGGGGGAATGAGTGTGCAAGGGCTCAAGTGTGCAAAGGGGGGTGTGAGTGTGCAAGGACACATGTGCAAGGGGGCATGAGTGTGCAATGGATTGAGTGTGCAAAGGGGGGCATGAGTGTGCAAGGGTGGGTGAGCGTGCAAGGGCACGTGTGCAAAGGGATGTCATGAGCGTGCAAGGGATTGAGTGAGCCAAGGGGGGGGGAATGAGTTTGCAATGGCTCGTGTGCAAGAggggggtgagtgtgcaagggatCGAGTGTGCAATGGAGCGTGAGTGTGCAAGGGCACGTGTGCAAGGGGGGTGTGAGTGTGCAATGGATTGAGTGAGCCAAGGGGGGGGGGATGAGTTTGCAATGGCTTGTGTGCAAGAGGGGttgagtgtgcaaggggggcATGAGTGTGCAAGGGCCACACGCGTGTGcaagccccgcccccctccttcccttgtCCAATCAGACGGAGCCTATTTGGCCATCGGGTCCCACGACAACGTCATCTACATCTACAGCGTCAGCGACGGGGGGCACAGATACAGCCGCTATGGGCGCTGCACTGTGAGataaggggggatatggggggctgggggggcttgGGGGGCTTGGGGGTCTTAGGGGTCTGGGGGGGTCCTGAGGgtctccccatcccccccccccttgttGTTGACCCCATTATGTCCCAATTACCCCCCCCTTAAAGGGCCATTTCAGCTTCATCACCCACCTGGACTGGTCCAAAGATGGACATTTATTATGTCTATGGGGGGGTCTTAAGGGTCCTGGGGGNNNNNNNNNNNNNNNNNNNNNNNNNNNNNNNNNNNNNNNNNNNNNNNNNNNNNNNNNNNNNNNNNNNNNNNNNNNNNNNNNNNNNNNNNNNNNNNNNNNNNNNNNNNNNNNNNNNNNNNNNNNNNNNNNNNNNNNNNNNNNNNNNNNNNNNNNNNNNNNNNNNNNNNNNNNNNNNNNNNNNNNNNNNNNNNNNNNNNNNNNNNNNNNNNNNNNNNNNNNNNNNNNNNNNNNNNNNNNNNNNNNNNNNNNNNNNNNNNNNNNNNNNNNNNNNNNNNNNNNNNNNNNNNNNNNNNNNNNNNNNNNNNNNNNNNNNNNNNNNNNNNNNNNNNNNNNNNNNNNNNNNNNNNNNNNNNNNNNNNNNNNNNNNNNNNNNNNNNNNNNNNNNNNNNNNNNNNNNNNNNNNNNNNNNNNNNNNNNNNNNNNNNNNNNNNNNNNNNNNNNNNNNNNNNNNNNNNNNNNNNNNNNNNNNNNNNNNNNNNNNNNNNNNNNNNNNNNNNNNNNNNNNNNNNNNNNNNNNNNNNNNNNNNNNNNNNNNNNNNNACCCCCCCCTTGTTGTTGACCCCATTATGTCCCCAATTACCCCCCCCTTAAAGGGCCATTCCAGCTTCATCACCCACCTGGACTGGTCCAAAGATGGACATTTATTATGTCTATGGGGGGGTCTTAAGGGTCCTGGGGGTCTATGgaggggtcctggggggtctttggggtctgggggggtcCTGAGGgtctccccatccccccccactTGGTGTtgaccccataatgtccccaaTTACCCCCCCAAAAAGGGCCATTCCAGCTTCATCACCCACCTGGATTGGTCCAAAGATGGACCCTATATCATGTCTATGGGGGGGTcttggggtctgggggggtcctgggggtctgggggggtcCTGAGGGtctccccaacccccccccactcGGTGTTGACCCCATAATGTCCCAATTACCCCCCCCTAAAAGGGCCATTCCAGCTTCATCACCCACCTGGATTGATCCAAAGATGGACATTTATTATGTCTATgggggggtcttatgggtcctgggggtctatggggggatcCTGCGGGGGTCTTATGGGTCCTGGGGGGTCTTAGGGGTCTGGGGGGGTCCTGAGGgtctccccatccccccccccttgTTGTTGACCCCATTATGTCCCAATTACCCCCCCCTTAAAGGGCCATTCCAGCTTCATCACCCACCTGGACTGGTCCAAAGACGGCCACTATATTATGTCCAACTCAGGAGACTACGAGATCCTCTATTGTGAGtttaaagccccccccccttcatttggatatttgggggggggtcttcactgtgtgcccccccccccccattatttcCCTATAGGGGACGTTGCCGGGGGCTGCAAACTGCTCCGGAACCGCTTTGAGAGCAGGGACCGCGAGTGGGCGACGTACACCTGCGTGCTGGGCTTCCATGTCTTTGGTGAGCCCCATAGGGAGAAATGGGGGCGGGGGGATTAtagggggccctatagggggggtaatgggggtgaatgggggcaGGAGACCCCCTGAGACCCCCTTAACCCACCCCCCAGCCCTATAGGGATAAAGGGGGGTAATaatagggatgaatgggggcAGGAGACCCCCTGAGACCTCCTtaactccccccccccagccctatagGGATAAAGGGGGGGAATAACAGGGATGAATGGGGGCAGGAGACCCCCTGAGACCCCCCTGACCCCCCTGTCCAGCCCTATAAGGATAAAGGGGGGGCATAATAGGGGTGAATGG comes from Coturnix japonica isolate 7356 unplaced genomic scaffold, Coturnix japonica 2.1 chrUnrandom863, whole genome shotgun sequence and encodes:
- the LOC107307758 gene encoding collagen alpha-1(I) chain-like, which produces MHARDAMHAKAAGVAMHARDAMHAGVAMNAKAAMHAGVAMNARAVGAAMHAGVAGAAMNAKAAVHAGDAGVAMHAGVAMHARAAMDAGAAGAAGVAMHPGAAGATMHAKAAGVAMNAKAAVHAGGAGGAMNARAAMDAGAAMHAMGAGHAGVVGAAMNAKAAEVVGAAMNAGAVGAAMNAKAAGVVGAAMDAGAAMHAGAARVVMNAGAAMDAGGAMDAGVAMDDAGAALELQGVRVLLSPPPCSLPPPQLLVLVPSSPSNAEQRRAVRSTWGAQRPPHSRTVFGFGVPMGEDQDLRYGAGPQDPIQDQAQRYGAAYQNPIKDQAQRYGAGPQDPIKDQAQRYGAEPQNPIKDQAQRYGAADQDQTHRYGAGPQDPISDYRAADHDPISTHARRYGAGPQDQTQRYGAGPQDPIKDQAQRYGAGPQDPVSDRYGAVDQDQAHRYGAGPHDPISTHTHRYGAGPQDPISDRYGAGPQDPISDYRAADHDPIASHTRRYGAGPQDQTQPYGAGPQNPISTHTHRYGAGPQDPISDRYGAGPQDPIAAHTHRYGAGPQDPISSHAQRYGAAHQDQAQRYGAGPQDPISTHTPISDRYGAGPQDPITSHARRYRAVDQDQAQRYGAGPHDPISDSYGAGPQDQTHRYGAGPHDPISSHARRYG